Proteins encoded within one genomic window of Tidjanibacter massiliensis:
- a CDS encoding BACON domain-containing protein has protein sequence MKRVWELLFFAVFGVLSVACGEQELERAFLKLETTNLEFEAVGAAVQTVAVTSNVDWDCTMSDESRAWISVEKRTGGVAVAVADNSGVESRSGAVTLVPASPDLEPKRITVVQSGSSYTLSVEPASLSFAGEDAPAQEIAVTVGGGTLEWTVAADEACRSWVTVVRKEGTAVVTVADNPATEPRSGSVVISADVAGVGPKAVKVVQEGRVLQPSLGVDVRELHFGSRAEMLGQTVNVAAVAVDWKVVTSDTPDTSGNPVEWISIVSERDSYFIVNVETNATLEERSGYVVVTSGQDDVPDIAVAVTQEAGREFLSDLTGDAVMEDLPGGGGNLSVIPVDDWTDFRTTTWYMSLWGADLEYVKVSWPYSVGYYGSGSRLEMTIRSSVIYFNDDNEYWLPEGTYRVVTEDIYDENSREPFTVLAGSESNSVINPNGSWYYRLVEDEYVGSAPIVEGTVTVARNGEAYTLTFDFVDDAGYRITGTRTGTLELKVASTPTPQPAS, from the coding sequence ATGAAAAGAGTATGGGAATTGCTGTTCTTTGCAGTGTTTGGCGTGCTTTCCGTCGCGTGCGGGGAGCAGGAGCTGGAACGGGCTTTCTTGAAGCTCGAAACGACGAACCTTGAGTTCGAGGCCGTGGGTGCGGCGGTGCAGACCGTTGCCGTGACCTCCAATGTGGATTGGGACTGCACTATGAGCGACGAGTCGAGGGCCTGGATTTCCGTCGAAAAGAGAACGGGCGGGGTTGCCGTTGCGGTGGCCGACAATTCGGGGGTGGAGTCCCGCAGCGGAGCCGTGACCCTCGTACCGGCCTCTCCCGACCTCGAACCGAAACGGATAACGGTCGTTCAGTCCGGCAGCAGTTATACACTGTCGGTGGAACCCGCCTCGCTGTCCTTTGCAGGAGAGGATGCGCCGGCGCAGGAGATTGCCGTGACGGTCGGCGGGGGAACGCTCGAGTGGACGGTCGCCGCGGACGAGGCATGCCGGAGTTGGGTGACGGTGGTCCGGAAAGAGGGAACGGCCGTCGTGACGGTGGCCGACAATCCGGCAACCGAACCGCGCTCGGGGAGTGTCGTCATCTCTGCGGATGTCGCGGGGGTCGGCCCCAAAGCGGTGAAGGTGGTGCAGGAGGGACGGGTTCTTCAGCCCTCGCTCGGTGTGGATGTACGTGAACTGCATTTCGGCAGTAGGGCGGAAATGCTGGGACAGACGGTGAATGTCGCTGCCGTTGCCGTAGACTGGAAGGTAGTGACGTCCGATACTCCGGATACGTCCGGCAATCCGGTGGAATGGATTTCCATCGTATCCGAAAGAGACTCTTATTTCATTGTGAACGTGGAGACGAATGCCACGCTTGAGGAGCGGTCGGGGTATGTGGTCGTTACCTCCGGCCAGGACGACGTTCCCGATATCGCCGTCGCGGTGACACAGGAGGCCGGCCGGGAGTTCCTGAGCGACCTGACCGGGGACGCGGTCATGGAGGACCTCCCCGGCGGGGGCGGCAATCTGAGCGTCATACCCGTCGATGACTGGACCGATTTCAGGACGACCACCTGGTACATGTCGTTGTGGGGGGCCGATTTGGAGTATGTGAAGGTCAGTTGGCCCTATTCGGTCGGGTATTACGGCAGCGGGTCGCGGCTGGAGATGACGATACGTTCTTCGGTCATCTATTTCAACGACGACAACGAATATTGGTTGCCGGAAGGTACCTACCGGGTGGTGACGGAGGACATCTACGACGAGAACTCGAGGGAACCGTTCACGGTACTTGCCGGCTCCGAATCCAACAGCGTCATAAATCCGAACGGCAGTTGGTATTACCGGCTCGTCGAGGATGAGTATGTCGGTTCCGCACCGATAGTCGAAGGTACCGTGACGGTGGCAAGGAACGGCGAAGCGTATACGCTGACTTTCGATTTTGTGGATGATGCGGGTTATCGGATAACGGGGACGCGCACAGGCACACTGGAGCTGAAGGTGGCATCGACGCCTACGCCGCAGCCTGCGTCCTGA
- a CDS encoding phosphatidate cytidylyltransferase gives MAKFGKELAVRTLSGAVLLLVVVGAVSVSEYGFAALMLTICVGSLWEFYRMAAKKGLSVDRVYPVAVGGVAVAMSFLVARGTLPVVWLSIFFPLLYVIFVYELRRRPPEPFIHIAVAVGGLVYAALPMSLMCFVAFYGGSYDAWTILCYIFTVWVNDIFAYLTGVLFGKHKMFERVSPKKSWEGFAGGLLFAVAFGVMCGWLRGEDMVWWGGLALVVVVSGVLGDLVESMFKRSAGVKDSGVIIPGHGGFMDRFDALIFSVPFVFAYFTIFAG, from the coding sequence ATGGCGAAGTTTGGTAAGGAATTGGCGGTGAGGACGCTGAGCGGAGCGGTGCTGTTGCTGGTCGTCGTGGGTGCGGTCTCCGTATCGGAGTACGGTTTTGCGGCACTGATGCTGACGATATGCGTAGGCAGCCTCTGGGAATTCTACCGTATGGCGGCGAAAAAGGGCCTTTCCGTCGACCGTGTCTATCCGGTTGCCGTAGGAGGCGTGGCCGTCGCGATGAGTTTCCTTGTGGCACGCGGTACGCTGCCGGTCGTGTGGCTCTCCATTTTCTTCCCGTTGCTGTATGTGATATTCGTGTACGAACTCCGCCGCAGGCCGCCCGAACCTTTCATACATATCGCCGTTGCGGTCGGAGGGCTCGTCTATGCCGCATTGCCGATGTCGCTGATGTGCTTCGTGGCTTTTTACGGAGGAAGCTACGACGCATGGACGATACTCTGTTATATCTTTACGGTGTGGGTGAACGACATATTCGCTTACCTGACGGGGGTACTGTTCGGAAAACACAAGATGTTCGAGCGGGTGTCGCCCAAGAAGTCGTGGGAGGGATTTGCAGGAGGACTGCTTTTCGCCGTTGCTTTCGGTGTGATGTGCGGTTGGCTGCGCGGCGAAGACATGGTGTGGTGGGGCGGACTCGCTCTTGTGGTCGTGGTCAGCGGCGTGCTCGGCGACCTGGTCGAATCCATGTTCAAGCGGTCGGCGGGCGTCAAGGATTCTGGGGTCATCATTCCCGGACACGGAGGGTTTATGGACCGTTTCGATGCATTGATTTTCTCCGTACCATTTGTTTTCGCATATTTTACTATCTTTGCCGGTTAG
- a CDS encoding phosphatidylserine decarboxylase family protein — translation MRLAREGYSIVLCTFAVFAAVAVGMAFAVKYAGMPVWLFWAVAVLLFGLCVCVALFFREPTRREYRSDPDTVFSSADGKVVVIEEVFEGEYLKERCLQLSVFMSITNVHANWYPVGGEIVYRNNHLGRFFVAWHPKSSEENERTTTVVDTGHERILFRQIAGLVARRIVNYAKVGERAEQNAKYGFIKFGSRIDIFLPLDCEVLVGLGDRVRGGQTPLAKLHRE, via the coding sequence ATGAGACTTGCCAGAGAGGGATATTCCATTGTTTTGTGTACGTTCGCGGTTTTCGCGGCCGTTGCGGTGGGCATGGCGTTCGCCGTGAAGTACGCCGGGATGCCCGTATGGCTCTTCTGGGCAGTGGCGGTTCTGCTCTTCGGGCTCTGCGTCTGCGTGGCGCTCTTTTTCCGCGAACCCACGCGGCGCGAATACCGGAGCGACCCGGATACGGTATTCTCCAGTGCCGACGGTAAGGTGGTTGTCATCGAAGAGGTCTTCGAGGGGGAGTACCTGAAGGAGCGCTGTCTGCAGCTTTCGGTCTTCATGTCCATCACCAACGTACATGCGAATTGGTATCCCGTAGGGGGCGAGATAGTCTATCGCAACAACCATCTGGGGCGCTTTTTCGTGGCATGGCATCCGAAGTCGTCCGAAGAGAACGAACGTACCACGACCGTGGTCGATACGGGGCATGAGAGGATACTCTTCCGGCAGATAGCCGGACTGGTGGCCCGCCGGATAGTCAATTATGCGAAGGTGGGCGAGCGGGCCGAACAGAACGCCAAGTATGGCTTCATCAAGTTCGGTTCGCGGATAGACATCTTCCTGCCGCTGGACTGCGAGGTGCTCGTCGGTCTGGGCGACAGGGTACGGGGCGGACAGACGCCGCTTGCGAAACTGCACAGAGAATAG
- a CDS encoding AI-2E family transporter: MNGTGNESKPTVHWTRYAVGVLATLAGLLLVWYFRDIVGYIIVSAVLAIIGTPLAKLMKRVRVRGRSVPDWLAALVVLLLLWGVGVAMFAIFIPLVFDKLTALASVDFSTILASFEQPLRKLQNFLEEYFSLNVSTISISDTIGAQVERLFNPEKLQNFLGSIVSGVANAVIALFSITFITFFFLKDDNLFLRIILAVTPTKYEGNVKHALSSASSLLSRYFIGILAESTIMMLMVSISLICCGYLPQNAFFIGLIVGVLNVIPYVGPWLGFGISLLVSMAFVGGGTTMTFIVLSLAITILAAQMIDNFLLQPLLYSNSVNAHPLEIFIVILMAGHFAGVVGMLFAIPGYTVLRVIAKEFFNHFKIVRKLTEKM; the protein is encoded by the coding sequence ATGAACGGTACGGGGAACGAGAGCAAGCCGACGGTGCACTGGACCAGGTATGCGGTCGGTGTGCTCGCCACGTTGGCGGGCCTGTTGCTTGTGTGGTATTTCCGCGATATAGTCGGCTATATCATCGTGTCGGCCGTATTGGCCATCATCGGTACTCCGTTGGCGAAGTTGATGAAGCGGGTGCGTGTGCGGGGACGCTCCGTGCCCGACTGGCTCGCCGCGCTTGTGGTGCTGCTTCTGCTGTGGGGGGTGGGCGTCGCCATGTTCGCCATCTTCATCCCGCTCGTTTTCGACAAGCTTACCGCGCTGGCATCGGTGGACTTCTCCACCATTCTCGCCTCGTTCGAGCAGCCGCTGCGCAAACTGCAGAATTTCCTCGAGGAGTATTTCTCGCTGAACGTCTCCACCATCTCCATTTCCGATACGATAGGGGCGCAGGTGGAACGGCTGTTCAATCCCGAAAAATTGCAGAACTTCCTCGGTTCCATTGTGTCGGGCGTGGCGAATGCAGTGATAGCGCTCTTTTCGATAACTTTCATCACGTTCTTCTTTCTCAAGGACGACAATCTTTTCCTGAGGATAATTCTCGCGGTCACGCCTACTAAATACGAAGGAAACGTGAAGCATGCGCTGAGTTCCGCTTCATCGCTGCTCTCGCGCTATTTCATCGGGATACTCGCCGAGTCCACCATCATGATGCTTATGGTCTCCATCTCCCTGATATGCTGTGGATACCTTCCCCAGAACGCCTTCTTCATCGGACTTATCGTCGGGGTGCTCAACGTGATTCCCTACGTGGGACCGTGGCTCGGCTTCGGGATAAGCCTGCTGGTGAGCATGGCTTTCGTGGGAGGCGGGACGACCATGACCTTCATCGTGCTCTCGCTGGCCATCACCATTCTGGCGGCCCAGATGATAGACAACTTCCTATTGCAGCCGCTCCTCTACTCCAACAGCGTCAATGCCCATCCGCTGGAGATATTCATCGTGATACTCATGGCCGGCCACTTCGCCGGTGTGGTCGGGATGCTTTTCGCCATACCGGGCTATACCGTTCTGCGCGTCATCGCCAAGGAGTTCTTCAACCATTTCAAGATAGTCCGGAAACTGACCGAAAAAATGTAG
- a CDS encoding methyltransferase RsmF C-terminal domain-like protein produces MTVSLPEAFIRNIRRDIPGDADALFSVLDGTPPVSVRWNPYKTQSPAEGIPVAWCRYGRYLPERPSFTTDPLFHAGAYYVQEASSMFVEHLLRSTTEPEGARILDLCAAPGGKATLYSTLAGGDGIVIANEVIRSRALILADNIRKWGIGNTMVTNNDPAHFAGLGEWFDAVAVDAPCSGEGMFRKSPEARGEWSEANVRLCAARQRRIVSDAWAALRPGGVLIYSTCTFNRTEDEENVRWIAEELGGEDAGAMVPPDWGIEEREAGGVRCFRLWPHRIAGEGFFAAAIRKGGQRGRPLRPKPRKTLLAEASRSETAELSRWVGQPDLMRFARIGDSLYGYYATPFADIRSAAEYLNTLHSGICMGQMFGGRLKPDHSLAMFHDLARSAAAETPLSSDEALHYLRREDFAPQAEAAEGMNLMTFEGYALGWAKRIGNRFNNLYPKSQMILNK; encoded by the coding sequence ATGACCGTTTCACTGCCCGAAGCATTCATACGCAACATACGCCGGGACATTCCCGGCGATGCAGACGCCCTGTTCAGCGTATTGGACGGCACGCCGCCGGTATCGGTACGTTGGAACCCCTACAAGACACAATCGCCCGCAGAAGGTATCCCGGTGGCATGGTGCCGTTACGGACGCTATCTGCCCGAAAGGCCGTCGTTCACGACCGACCCACTGTTCCACGCCGGGGCCTATTACGTACAGGAGGCCTCCTCCATGTTCGTCGAACACCTTCTGCGCTCGACGACAGAACCGGAAGGGGCGCGTATCCTCGACCTGTGTGCCGCACCGGGCGGCAAAGCCACCCTCTACTCCACCCTCGCGGGCGGAGATGGCATCGTAATAGCCAACGAAGTGATACGCAGCCGGGCACTCATCCTTGCCGACAACATCCGCAAATGGGGCATCGGCAATACGATGGTCACCAACAACGACCCGGCCCATTTCGCCGGCCTGGGCGAGTGGTTCGACGCGGTGGCCGTAGATGCCCCCTGCTCCGGAGAGGGGATGTTCCGCAAAAGTCCCGAAGCCCGCGGGGAGTGGAGCGAGGCGAACGTCCGGCTGTGTGCAGCCCGTCAGCGCCGAATCGTATCCGACGCATGGGCGGCGCTCCGTCCCGGAGGAGTCCTGATTTACAGTACCTGTACCTTCAACCGGACGGAAGATGAAGAGAATGTGCGGTGGATTGCCGAGGAACTCGGCGGAGAGGATGCCGGAGCGATGGTTCCGCCCGACTGGGGCATCGAAGAGCGTGAGGCCGGCGGAGTACGCTGTTTCCGTCTCTGGCCCCACCGTATCGCCGGCGAAGGCTTCTTCGCCGCGGCCATCCGCAAGGGCGGCCAACGGGGACGCCCCCTTCGGCCGAAACCACGCAAAACACTCTTGGCAGAGGCGTCGCGCAGCGAAACGGCCGAATTGTCCCGCTGGGTAGGGCAGCCCGACCTGATGCGTTTCGCCCGTATCGGCGACAGCCTCTACGGCTACTATGCGACACCTTTCGCCGACATCCGCAGCGCAGCCGAGTACCTCAACACGCTCCATTCGGGCATCTGCATGGGACAAATGTTCGGAGGCCGGCTGAAACCCGACCACTCGCTGGCGATGTTCCACGACCTCGCCCGCAGCGCCGCAGCCGAAACCCCGCTGTCGTCCGACGAAGCCCTGCACTACCTGCGCCGGGAAGATTTCGCTCCGCAGGCAGAGGCCGCCGAAGGGATGAACCTCATGACATTCGAGGGCTACGCATTGGGATGGGCCAAACGCATCGGAAACCGGTTCAACAACCTCTACCCGAAATCCCAGATGATTCTGAACAAATAG
- a CDS encoding GIN domain-containing protein, with protein sequence MKTILTLAATLLLAYGSTAAPNAVPACDDTGTVVHTAKPRRVKGSERLVTRDLGRIGAYEVLYVSDGIEAVVSAAVSTLVITADDNVIDRIVTRSDGKRLTMRIDARSITDCTVRAVIPASAALRTLEAESMGTIRCEVPLGNGPVTVRSSEGSRIAADIRTGDDIRVHVSGCSRFEGALKGNNCKITVTEGSQTDTRIEASGICRVDVSASSRASGSLKAHHCALSLTEGSVADMPVTSTGESTLVISSSSRFNGALKGNNCKITVTEGSVFDAPFTCKVHGEILLDASSRFAGDASAGNSLHIKLTNGSVMHGNTDATVILVHTAASSRYEGNISAEGQAEMKSTDGSAIAGAFAGGHIYAVSTASSRIALTGSTPVPSAVIEVASGSRFSAPALPLRNCSVTATSSGHAEVRCTDELLATTSSGGTVFYNGDCRVTTNNPYVRKQD encoded by the coding sequence ATGAAAACGATTCTTACGCTGGCCGCAACACTGCTCCTCGCATACGGAAGCACGGCCGCCCCGAACGCAGTCCCCGCCTGCGACGACACCGGAACCGTCGTCCATACCGCCAAACCCCGCAGGGTAAAAGGCAGCGAACGCCTGGTCACCCGAGACCTGGGGAGAATCGGCGCGTACGAAGTCCTGTACGTCTCCGACGGCATCGAAGCCGTCGTTTCCGCAGCGGTCTCCACGCTGGTCATAACGGCCGACGACAACGTTATCGACCGCATCGTCACCCGTTCCGACGGCAAACGGCTGACGATGCGCATCGACGCACGTTCGATAACGGACTGTACGGTACGCGCTGTCATACCGGCCTCCGCGGCACTCCGGACGCTCGAAGCCGAAAGTATGGGCACCATACGCTGCGAAGTACCGCTCGGAAACGGACCGGTAACGGTACGGTCCTCCGAAGGGAGCAGGATTGCCGCCGACATCCGGACCGGAGACGACATCCGGGTACATGTATCCGGATGCAGCCGGTTCGAAGGAGCCCTAAAGGGCAATAACTGCAAAATTACGGTAACGGAGGGCTCGCAGACCGACACCCGCATCGAGGCGTCCGGCATCTGCCGCGTCGATGTCTCCGCATCCAGCCGGGCGAGCGGTTCGCTGAAGGCACACCACTGCGCCTTATCGCTGACAGAAGGTTCCGTCGCCGACATGCCGGTAACGAGCACCGGCGAAAGTACGCTTGTAATATCCTCATCGAGCCGGTTCAACGGGGCTCTGAAAGGCAATAACTGCAAAATTACGGTAACGGAAGGCTCGGTATTCGATGCCCCGTTCACCTGCAAAGTACACGGAGAAATCCTCCTCGACGCTTCGAGCCGCTTCGCAGGCGATGCATCCGCCGGCAACTCGCTCCACATCAAACTGACAAACGGCTCGGTCATGCACGGCAACACCGATGCTACCGTAATCCTCGTACACACGGCAGCATCGAGCCGCTACGAAGGCAACATCTCGGCCGAAGGACAGGCCGAGATGAAAAGTACCGACGGCAGCGCCATAGCGGGTGCTTTCGCGGGCGGCCACATCTATGCCGTATCCACCGCTTCATCCCGCATCGCCCTAACCGGCAGCACCCCCGTCCCCTCGGCCGTCATCGAAGTCGCCTCCGGCAGTCGGTTCAGCGCTCCCGCCCTGCCGTTACGGAACTGTTCCGTAACGGCAACGTCGTCGGGACACGCCGAAGTCCGCTGCACCGACGAACTGCTGGCAACCACCTCGTCGGGCGGTACAGTCTTCTACAATGGCGACTGCCGTGTAACGACGAACAATCCCTACGTCCGCAAACAGGACTGA
- a CDS encoding deoxynucleoside kinase: MYIAISGNIGSGKTSLTEMLTDRLGGTALFEETGNPYIADFYEDMNRWAFNFQVYFLGCRMKQGLQIKETKGYVIQDRTIYEDAHIFAGNLHEMGLMSSRDFNTYMKIFDLSANLIPTPDLLIYLRGGVPTLVSQILKRGRSYEMNIDLDYLERLNNRYNDWIDNIYRGRVLTVNIDSEDFVLNPAIVDDIVQRIKEAETSAAHPAR, translated from the coding sequence ATGTACATCGCCATTTCAGGAAATATAGGCAGCGGCAAGACCTCGCTGACCGAGATGCTGACCGACAGGCTCGGCGGCACCGCCCTTTTCGAGGAGACGGGCAACCCCTACATAGCCGACTTCTACGAAGACATGAACCGCTGGGCGTTCAACTTTCAGGTCTATTTTCTGGGCTGCCGGATGAAACAGGGTCTCCAGATAAAAGAGACGAAAGGTTACGTCATCCAGGACAGAACCATCTACGAAGACGCCCACATATTCGCCGGCAACCTGCACGAAATGGGGCTCATGTCGTCGCGCGACTTCAATACCTACATGAAAATTTTCGACCTCTCGGCCAACCTGATACCTACACCCGACCTGCTCATCTATCTGCGCGGCGGGGTACCCACGCTCGTAAGCCAGATTCTCAAGCGCGGCCGCAGCTACGAGATGAACATCGACCTCGACTACCTCGAAAGGCTCAACAACCGCTACAACGATTGGATAGACAACATCTACCGCGGCCGCGTGCTGACCGTAAACATAGACAGCGAGGACTTCGTCCTCAATCCGGCCATCGTGGACGACATCGTGCAGCGGATAAAAGAGGCCGAAACATCGGCGGCGCATCCCGCCCGATAG
- a CDS encoding GH3 auxin-responsive promoter family protein, with protein sequence MAAITKLINLYFSDRLREIDYFREHPAEVQERQFRYLLANGAKTEFGRDLGMKGIATQQQFRDRIPIYDYETISEFIDRTRRGERHVLWPEEAKWFAKSSGTTGSKSKYIPVTLAGMRKSHMRGPKDIMALYCHLYPKTSVVNGKMLTLGGSKRIEREGDNMMSGDLSAILIENTPAIANILRIPDKKTALIPDFDEKVRLISEQSTRQDVRSFTGVPSWNLVMLNRVLEYTGKENILEIWPHMELFVHGGMDFRPYQAQYRKIIPSPDMHYMETYNASEGFFAIAEEPGRQEMLLMLDYGTYYEFLPTDRLGDPTAAVPLEGVQTGVNYAMIITNCNGLWRYMIGDTVQFVSTSPYTIRITGRTKHYINAFGEEIVIDNAESAMHDACTATGAEVAEYTVAPVYMEGRSKGAHEWVVEFRTPPASLPKFTQAVDEGLKRVNSDYEAKRFKDTTLTEPKITVVPAGTFEHWLRAHGKVGGQNKVPRLYNDRTYAEELIRAAATERAETPLAVHSDRTEA encoded by the coding sequence ATGGCCGCAATAACAAAACTCATCAACCTTTATTTCTCCGACCGTCTCCGCGAAATCGACTACTTCCGCGAGCACCCGGCCGAGGTACAAGAACGCCAGTTCCGCTACCTGCTCGCCAACGGCGCGAAGACCGAGTTCGGACGCGACCTCGGCATGAAGGGCATTGCCACGCAGCAGCAGTTCCGCGACCGGATACCCATTTACGACTATGAAACCATCAGCGAGTTCATCGACCGCACGCGCCGCGGCGAACGGCACGTCCTGTGGCCGGAAGAGGCCAAATGGTTCGCCAAATCCTCCGGAACGACGGGTTCGAAAAGCAAATACATCCCCGTTACCCTGGCCGGAATGCGCAAATCCCACATGCGGGGACCGAAAGACATCATGGCGCTCTACTGCCATCTCTACCCCAAAACCAGCGTAGTGAACGGGAAGATGCTGACGCTGGGCGGTTCCAAACGCATCGAACGCGAAGGGGACAACATGATGTCGGGCGACCTGTCGGCCATCCTGATAGAAAATACGCCTGCCATCGCCAACATCCTCCGCATTCCCGACAAGAAGACGGCGCTGATACCGGACTTCGACGAAAAGGTGCGGCTCATCTCGGAACAGTCCACCCGGCAGGACGTGCGTTCGTTCACGGGCGTCCCTTCGTGGAACCTCGTCATGCTCAACCGTGTACTGGAATACACCGGCAAGGAGAATATCCTGGAGATATGGCCCCATATGGAACTCTTCGTCCATGGCGGGATGGATTTCCGACCGTATCAGGCGCAGTACCGGAAAATCATCCCGTCGCCCGACATGCACTACATGGAGACCTACAACGCCTCGGAGGGCTTTTTCGCCATCGCCGAGGAGCCGGGTCGACAGGAGATGCTGCTCATGCTCGATTACGGTACCTACTACGAATTCCTGCCCACCGACCGGCTCGGCGACCCGACCGCCGCCGTACCGCTCGAAGGCGTGCAGACCGGAGTGAACTACGCGATGATAATCACCAACTGCAACGGTCTGTGGCGCTACATGATAGGCGATACCGTCCAGTTCGTTTCCACTTCACCCTACACCATCCGCATCACGGGACGTACCAAGCACTACATCAACGCTTTCGGCGAAGAAATCGTAATAGACAACGCCGAATCGGCCATGCACGACGCCTGTACGGCGACAGGGGCCGAAGTGGCCGAATATACCGTAGCTCCCGTCTACATGGAGGGACGCAGCAAAGGCGCGCACGAATGGGTGGTAGAGTTCCGTACTCCGCCGGCCAGCCTGCCAAAGTTCACGCAGGCGGTAGACGAGGGACTCAAACGGGTGAACTCCGATTACGAAGCCAAGCGTTTCAAGGATACCACGCTGACCGAGCCCAAAATAACCGTCGTACCGGCGGGAACCTTCGAACATTGGCTGAGGGCCCACGGCAAAGTGGGGGGCCAGAACAAGGTTCCGCGCCTCTACAACGACCGGACCTATGCCGAAGAGCTCATCCGGGCCGCAGCAACGGAGAGGGCAGAAACGCCCCTTGCGGTACACAGCGACCGGACCGAAGCCTGA
- the trkA gene encoding Trk system potassium transporter TrkA yields the protein MKIIIAGAGEVGNHLAKMLSGGHHDITVIDADARLLDDVEGMSDIVTIEGDCTTFATLRKASVRKADLFIAVNHEENINIIAAILAKQLGARKSIARIDNNEYLEPNNKEMFMNLGIDYLFYPEKIAAREVINLLGHTSTTEYVDFSGGRLALVVFPIDASSEFTGKTVADINALSGASFRPVAISRDDKTIIPHSRDMFYEGDTVYIITNNEAAKTVMNYSGKTNVSIKNLMILGGSRIGVRIATELQDELNVKLIEYNPDKAYKLAETLDRTLIINEDGRDIDAMTEEGITSMDAFVAVTGRSETNILTAMLAKRMGVKKVIAEVENLTYINLAESIGIDTIVNKKQITASRIFRFTMDTDVQAIKCLTGSEAEVLEFVVKPDAPITKSTLRHAGFPDNAIIGGIVRGDKVFIPDADFRINAYDRAVVFSLPGAIPKIGKYFN from the coding sequence ATGAAGATAATCATTGCGGGGGCCGGCGAAGTGGGCAACCACCTGGCGAAGATGCTCAGCGGCGGCCACCACGACATAACGGTCATCGATGCCGACGCCAGGCTGCTCGACGACGTGGAGGGAATGTCCGACATCGTGACGATAGAGGGCGACTGCACCACTTTCGCCACGCTCCGGAAAGCCTCCGTACGCAAGGCCGACCTCTTCATCGCGGTGAACCACGAGGAGAACATCAACATCATCGCCGCCATCCTCGCCAAACAACTCGGCGCACGCAAATCCATCGCCCGCATCGACAACAACGAATACCTTGAGCCGAACAATAAGGAGATGTTCATGAACCTGGGCATCGACTACCTGTTCTATCCGGAGAAGATAGCCGCACGGGAGGTCATCAATCTGCTGGGACACACCTCCACCACCGAGTACGTGGACTTTTCGGGGGGCAGGCTCGCGCTCGTGGTTTTCCCGATAGATGCCTCCTCGGAGTTTACGGGCAAGACGGTGGCGGACATCAACGCCCTGAGCGGCGCGTCGTTCCGCCCGGTGGCCATCAGCCGCGACGACAAGACCATCATCCCGCACTCGCGCGACATGTTCTACGAGGGAGATACGGTCTATATCATCACCAACAACGAGGCGGCCAAGACGGTCATGAACTATTCGGGCAAGACGAACGTCTCGATAAAGAACCTGATGATACTCGGCGGCAGCCGCATCGGCGTCCGGATAGCGACCGAACTGCAGGACGAGCTCAACGTCAAGCTCATCGAATACAATCCCGACAAGGCCTACAAACTCGCCGAAACGCTCGACCGGACACTCATCATCAACGAGGACGGACGCGACATAGATGCCATGACCGAAGAGGGTATCACCAGCATGGACGCCTTCGTGGCAGTCACGGGGCGCTCGGAAACGAACATCCTCACCGCCATGCTCGCCAAACGGATGGGGGTGAAGAAGGTCATCGCCGAGGTCGAGAACCTCACCTACATCAACCTCGCCGAAAGCATCGGCATCGACACCATCGTCAATAAAAAACAGATAACCGCCAGCCGCATTTTCCGCTTCACGATGGACACCGACGTGCAGGCCATCAAATGCCTGACCGGCAGCGAAGCGGAGGTGCTGGAGTTCGTCGTCAAACCCGACGCTCCCATCACGAAATCGACGCTGCGCCATGCGGGGTTCCCGGACAACGCCATCATCGGCGGCATCGTGCGCGGCGACAAGGTATTCATCCCCGACGCCGATTTCCGCATCAACGCCTACGACCGCGCGGTAGTCTTCTCGCTGCCGGGGGCGATACCCAAAATAGGCAAATATTTCAACTGA